In a genomic window of Plutella xylostella chromosome 16, ilPluXylo3.1, whole genome shotgun sequence:
- the LOC119693911 gene encoding lipase 3: MKTILRVLSLFTCLIQCLSIDENAFPYIFPNVPPIKDLVNSGFEEDGLLDFIGLTKKYGYTSEEHEIITKDGYILTVFRIPRRKACNHSEPPDPVVMMHGLLKSSDTFVTPGVGLAYTLADSCYDVWCANVRGNRYSREHVKWDPDKDKEFWQFSFHEHGTIDLATTVDYVLNETKSEKVSFIGHSQGTTSFFVLTSSRPDYNRKIKVAICLSPVAYLNHIGNPVLKIFSRFNDEIKYLLDAFNIHEVFGKQLLPSRLLEVACQYIPDLCSAVRYIFFLQRTDSTTHTRLKIIAGHVPAGTSAQNLHHFSQNIKADFFRRYDAGVNKNLENYGQQEPPDYDLSKVAAPVVLICSNDDAIATPQDVERLRDELPNVLDMFTLRDPHWGHLDFTDGNDIPLELAPKVLEYLMVTRDDR, translated from the coding sequence ATGAAGACTATTTTGCGGGTGTTATCAttgtttacttgtttaatTCAATGTTTAAGTATTGACGAAAATGCATTTCCTTATATTTTCCCAAATGTGCCGCCTATTAAAGACTTAGTGAATTCCGGATTTGAGGAAGACGGTCTTTTAGACTTTATCGGTCTGACGAAGAAATACGGATACACCTCAGAGGAACACGAAATCATCACCAAGGATGGATACATCCTGACTGTATTCCGGATCCCGAGGAGGAAGGCTTGCAACCACTCAGAGCCACCAGATCCTGTCGTGATGATGCATGGTCTTCTGAAGTCGTCCGATACCTTCGTCACACCTGGCGTAGGACTAGCGTATACCCTGGCAGACTCTTGCTACGACGTCTGGTGTGCCAATGTCAGAGGAAACAGATATTCAAGGGAACATGTAAAGTGGGATCCAGATAAAGACAAAGAGTTTTGGCAGTTCAGTTTCCACGAACATGGCACGATTGATTTAGCGACTACAGTGGATTACGTCCTCAACGAAACAAAATCAGAAAAGGTTAGCTTCATAGGCCACTCCCAAGGAACCACAAGTTTCTTCGTGCTGACATCATCCCGTCCAGATTATAACCGTAAAATCAAAGTTGCGATATGCCTCAGTCCTGTGGCGTACTTGAACCATATAGGGAATccagttttgaaaatattttcaagatTTAAtgacgaaataaaatatttgctgGACGCTTTTAATATACATGAAGTCTTCGGAAAACAGCTGCTTCCGAGTCGATTGCTAGAGGTGGCTTGCCAGTACATCCCTGATCTATGTTCTGCTGTACGATACATCTTTTTCCTCCAGAGGACAGATAGCACTACACATACAAGATTAAAGATCATAGCTGGACACGTCCCTGCCGGTACTTCAGCTCAGAATTTACATCACTTTTCCCAGAATATCAAGGCGGATTTCTTCAGAAGATACGATGCAGGGGTCAATAAAAATTTAGAGAACTACGGCCAACAGGAACCCCCAGATTATGATCTGAGTAAGGTGGCAGCTCCAGTTGTGCTAATCTGTTCCAATGACGATGCGATAGCGACTCCTCAAGACGTGGAAAGGTTAAGAGATGAGCTTCCGAATGTTCTAGATATGTTTACTTTGAGGGACCCCCACTGGGGACACTTGGACTTCACAGATGGTAATGATATTCCACTTGAACTGGCTCCTAAAGTCTTGGAATATTTAATGGTAACAAGGGATGACCGCTAA
- the LOC105381861 gene encoding lipase 1, with amino-acid sequence MRTILLLFTFGLCFLQSLSLSEDLSPNVFQSLFPVKTKDLVKIGYEEDALLDFMGLTRKYGYPAEEHEVVTPDGYILSVFRIRHRRCNTTRPVLMLHGILDSADTFINPGVGLAYLLADACHDVWCANVRGNRYSREHIKWDPDKDKEFWQFSFHEHGTVDLAATVDYILSETKADKVNYIGHSQGTTSFFVLTSTRPEYNAKFNVAVCLSPVAYLYHVGNPMIKVIAHFNAQVKALLDTFKINEILGRHELPGRVLEFACQFVPNICAIVRYSMFLQNRINTTDKRLRTIAGHVPAGTSTKNLHHFSQIINENVFRMYDAGVNNNLKLYNQTTPPDYDLSKVTAPVVLVCAKGDVFATPADLKKLRDQLPNVLEVFTLTDSNWGHLDYTAGNGIPKYLAPKVMEYLNAK; translated from the coding sequence ATGAGGACgattttgttattgttcaCGTTTGGTCTCTGTTTTCTCCAAAGTCTAAGTTTAAGTGAGGATTTGTCTCCGAACGTTTTCCAAAGCCTATTCCCGGTGAAGACTAAAGACCTGGTGAAGATCGGCTATGAGGAAGATGCTCTGCTGGACTTCATGGGGCTCACGAGGAAGTACGGCTACCCGGCCGAGGAACACGAGGTGGTGACTCCAGACGGCTACATCTTGTCCGTGTTCCGCATCCGGCACCGGCGCTGCAACACCACGCGGCCCGTGCTCATGCTGCACGGCATCCTCGACTCCGCCGACACCTTCATCAACCCCGGCGTGGGCCTCGCCTACCTGCTCGCCGACGCCTGCCACGACGTCTGGTGCGCCAACGTCAGGGGCAACAGATACTCCAGGGAACACATCAAGTGGGACCCCGACAAGGACAAGGAGTTCTGGCAGTTCAGCTTCCACGAGCACGGGACCGTCGACCTGGCGGCTACGGTCGACTACATCCTGAGTGAGACGAAGGCAGACAAGGTCAACTACATCGGCCACTCTCAAGGGACGACCAGTTTTTTCGTCCTCACGTCGACGCGCCCGGAATACAACGCGAAATTCAATGTGGCAGTGTGCTTGAGCCCAGTGGCGTATCTGTACCACGTGGGCAATCCCATGATAAAAGTTATAGCTCATTTCAATGCCCAAGTGAAAGCTTTGTTGGATACGTTCAAAATAAACGAGATATTAGGGAGGCATGAGTTGCCGGGTCGAGTGTTGGAGTTCGCGTGTCAGTTCGTCCCTAACATTTGTGCCATCGTGAGGTACTCGATGTTTTTACAGAACAGGATCAACACCACCGACAAGCGGCTGAGGACCATCGCAGGGCACGTCCCCGCCGGCACCTCAACCAAGAACTTGCATCACTTCTCGCAAATCATCAACGAGAATGTCTTCAGAATGTACGACGCGGGAGTGAACAACAATTTGAAGCTCTACAATCAGACGACCCCTCCTGATTACGATTTATCCAAAGTTACGGCCCCCGTGGTTCTGGTCTGCGCTAAAGGAGATGTGTTCGCCACGCCAGCTGATTTGAAGAAGCTCAGAGACCAGCTGCCGAATGTTCTGGAAGTGTTCACACTGACTGATTCCAACTGGGGCCACCTGGACTACACGGCTGGAAACGGTATACCAAAATACTTAGCGCCTAAAGTGATGGAATATTTGAACGCTAAGTGA